AGAATCAGATAGTCGTCGGGCGCATCGCGGACGAATTGCGGCTCCATGCCCAACAATTCGCGATAGGCCAGGTCGAGCTGTTCGCGGGCTTCTGCGCGCCTGTCCTCGGTGAGCAGTCGCTTGAGCGCGAGCAGAAACTCGCCGAACTGCTCGATCATGCGTTTGATGTAGTCCTGGGAGTAGCGCATGGGGCGTGCGTTTACTTCAAGCCGTTGAGCGTGGCGAAGTTCGCGATCAAGTCTTCGACCGGCGCTTCCTCCGCCGGACATGGGCCGAGCGGATCTTCGATATCGGCGAGGTCGCCTTGCATGATGCGCAGCGAATTCAGCACGCCATAGCTGAGCGCCTGAAGATCGTAGCCGCCCTCTAACACGACGACCATCCGCCCACCGCACAGTTCGTCGCTCAACTCGCACAGCACGCGCATCATGCGCGCGAAGCCGGCCAGCGAAACGTGCATGTGCGCTAGCGGATCGCGCCAGTGCGCATCGAAGCCGGCCGAGACCAGCAGCAAGTTCGGCTTGAAGCGCCGCGCCGCCGGAACCAGGATCTCATCGAAGACAAGCGCATAGCCGAAGTCGCCCGTCTCCGGCGGCAGGGGCACGTTGATCGTCGCTCCACGACCCACGCCGCTGCCGCGCTCATCCGCTGCGCCGGTGCCGGGATATACCCAGCCGTATTCGTGGATCGAGACATAGAGCACGCGCGGGTCGTCGTAGAAGATAGCTTGCGTGCCGTTGCCGTGGTGCACGTCGAAGTCCACGATCATCACGCGCTCCGGCCGGGCGTTGCGATGGTTGCGCACTGCTGAAGGTGACCACGCGTAGTCGTGCTCGGCGTCAATGTCGTCG
The window above is part of the Candidatus Roseilinea sp. genome. Proteins encoded here:
- a CDS encoding histone deacetylase, which translates into the protein MPTVGYLYDPIFLEHDLPGHPENARRLRAIMELLRARDALASLKALPFRAATFEQLTALHSPLYVSKVYALSERGRGALNPDTYINAASFDAAAMAVGASLAAAEAVMQGVVKRAFALVRPPGHHAFADHGEGFCLFNNVAFAAKHALDDIDAEHDYAWSPSAVRNHRNARPERVMIVDFDVHHGNGTQAIFYDDPRVLYVSIHEYGWVYPGTGAADERGSGVGRGATINVPLPPETGDFGYALVFDEILVPAARRFKPNLLLVSAGFDAHWRDPLAHMHVSLAGFARMMRVLCELSDELCGGRMVVVLEGGYDLQALSYGVLNSLRIMQGDLADIEDPLGPCPAEEAPVEDLIANFATLNGLK